In Paenibacillus sp. J23TS9, a single genomic region encodes these proteins:
- a CDS encoding response regulator transcription factor: MRSKVLIIDDDEKIISMLRRGLAFEGYDIITANNGAEGLKSVLNNEPDLVILDVMMPQVDGFEVCRRLREGGIRVPVLMLTAKDEIEHRVKGLDLGADDYLVKPFALEELLARVRALLRRKPGQEDAEDHRLAFEDIILDVDSREVLRGGKRLELTAKEFELLHLFMQNPKRVLSRDLIMDKIWGYDYSGESNVLEVYIAMLRQKIEEHGGKRLIQTIRGAGYILRGDS; encoded by the coding sequence ATGCGATCGAAAGTATTAATTATTGATGATGACGAAAAAATTATTTCTATGCTGCGCAGAGGGCTGGCTTTTGAAGGCTACGATATTATTACGGCCAATAACGGGGCTGAAGGCCTGAAGAGCGTCCTGAACAATGAACCGGATCTGGTGATTCTGGATGTCATGATGCCTCAGGTTGATGGTTTTGAGGTATGCCGCCGCTTGCGCGAAGGTGGAATTCGTGTGCCGGTGCTCATGCTGACAGCCAAGGATGAGATTGAGCATCGGGTCAAAGGACTGGATCTTGGAGCGGATGACTACCTGGTTAAGCCATTTGCATTGGAAGAGCTGTTGGCACGCGTCCGGGCGCTGTTACGCCGGAAACCGGGACAAGAGGATGCTGAAGATCACCGTTTAGCGTTTGAGGATATTATTCTGGATGTCGATTCCAGAGAGGTGCTGCGTGGAGGCAAACGTCTGGAGCTGACAGCCAAGGAATTTGAGCTGCTGCACTTATTTATGCAAAATCCGAAGCGGGTATTGTCGCGGGATCTCATTATGGACAAGATTTGGGGTTATGATTATAGCGGCGAATCTAACGTCCTTGAAGTATATATAGCCATGCTGCGTCAAAAAATCGAAGAGCATGGAGGTAAGCGGCTTATTCAAACCATCCGTGGAGCGGGCTACATTTTGAGAGGTGACTCATAA
- a CDS encoding S1C family serine protease translates to MDERNRSGQPEDEFENDTMKRQDSTESGSSYYYSYGPFQSLGKDNAEQHGMESHNQEDVEITPPNPVRPLPTVNPYLSTTDPGNAGRNGGGTGGNGGNSNWQFNQKPKTSVKTVLISFLAGVVVISALMFTSDRMNLFTPNAAMSSAEQPSTTVSAAPESSGNGGNTSTTSLPLSKPTDVSGVVQEAGPAVVKIETLVKQSSRNSQSQTNPFSNDPFSYFFGDQSGSGSDFGDSQSNGDSQSQSQNQSKLVPYGIGSGFIYNKDGYILTNEHVVENADVIQVTIENDSKTYEAKLLGKSKDLDLAVLKIEGKNNFPVVPLGDSNSLKVGQPVVAIGNPQGFDHTVTSGVLSARERSIDIKEETGSGTRKYQHLLQTDASINPGNSGGPLLNMNGEVIGMNVAVSADSQGIGFAIPTSTIKNVVQKLETNQSIPKDPVPFIGATLMTLTDEVAKQMGTTITEGCVVAEVVFKSPAYEADLRPYDIITGVNGTSYKTNSDLVSFIQKQKVGSNVTLNVVRNGKKMDLQVTVGDKNKYNIPSESTDQE, encoded by the coding sequence ATGGACGAAAGAAACAGATCCGGTCAGCCTGAAGATGAATTTGAAAACGACACAATGAAGCGTCAAGATTCTACTGAATCGGGTTCCTCATATTACTATTCCTACGGACCGTTCCAATCGCTTGGAAAAGATAATGCCGAGCAGCATGGAATGGAAAGTCATAACCAGGAGGATGTCGAAATTACACCTCCGAATCCGGTTCGGCCGCTCCCGACCGTAAATCCTTATCTATCCACCACGGATCCCGGCAATGCCGGCAGAAACGGCGGCGGTACAGGAGGGAATGGCGGCAACAGTAATTGGCAGTTTAACCAGAAGCCTAAAACATCGGTCAAAACCGTATTGATTTCCTTTCTAGCCGGTGTAGTCGTCATATCGGCTCTGATGTTTACTTCAGACCGAATGAACCTGTTTACTCCAAATGCGGCAATGTCGTCGGCAGAGCAGCCTAGTACAACGGTATCCGCCGCACCGGAAAGCAGTGGCAACGGTGGAAATACATCAACGACTTCACTTCCTCTGAGCAAGCCGACAGATGTATCCGGTGTTGTGCAGGAAGCAGGACCAGCTGTCGTTAAGATTGAAACACTCGTGAAGCAAAGCAGCCGCAACTCCCAATCGCAAACGAATCCATTTTCGAACGATCCATTCTCTTACTTCTTCGGTGACCAATCCGGAAGCGGAAGTGACTTTGGCGATTCGCAATCAAACGGTGATTCCCAGTCCCAGTCGCAAAATCAATCGAAGTTGGTTCCATACGGAATTGGATCCGGATTTATCTACAATAAAGATGGCTATATCCTAACGAATGAGCATGTGGTCGAGAATGCAGATGTTATTCAGGTCACAATCGAGAATGACAGCAAGACATACGAAGCTAAGCTTCTAGGTAAATCCAAGGATCTGGATTTGGCCGTACTGAAAATCGAAGGCAAAAATAACTTCCCAGTGGTTCCACTTGGTGATTCCAATAGCCTGAAAGTTGGTCAACCGGTGGTTGCTATCGGTAACCCGCAAGGCTTTGACCATACCGTAACCAGCGGTGTGCTGAGTGCTCGTGAACGTTCCATCGATATCAAGGAAGAAACAGGTTCCGGTACGCGTAAATACCAGCATTTGCTGCAAACCGACGCATCCATTAACCCTGGTAACTCCGGTGGACCATTGTTGAACATGAACGGTGAAGTCATCGGCATGAACGTAGCTGTCAGTGCGGATTCCCAAGGCATCGGCTTCGCGATCCCTACCAGCACGATCAAGAATGTTGTTCAAAAGCTGGAAACCAATCAATCGATTCCAAAGGATCCAGTACCGTTCATTGGTGCAACGCTGATGACTTTGACCGATGAGGTAGCCAAGCAAATGGGAACTACGATAACCGAGGGCTGTGTTGTAGCAGAGGTTGTCTTCAAATCGCCGGCATATGAAGCGGATCTTCGTCCGTATGACATCATCACCGGTGTGAATGGCACGAGCTACAAGACTAATTCGGATCTCGTATCCTTTATCCAGAAACAAAAGGTTGGTTCCAACGTGACGCTGAATGTAGTCCGTAATGGTAAAAAAATGGACCTGCAAGTTACCGTTGGCGACAAGAACAAATATAATATTCCTTCTGAAAGTACCGATCAAGAATAA
- a CDS encoding response regulator transcription factor, whose amino-acid sequence MTDIIKVLIVDDHEMVRMGLKTYLMLESSIEVVGEADNGSKVVDWLKNAAPEQFPDLILMDLMMPIMNGVETTRAVLGEFPSMKIVILTSFLEDDLVVDAVEAGAVSYVLKTVSADELIYALQGANRGMPVMTGDVSQALTRGIRQRTVQGDSTGMTEREKEVLLLIAEGKSNKDIGEELHISIKTVKTHVSNLLMKCELEDRTQLAIYAHRKGWVQSE is encoded by the coding sequence ATGACAGACATCATTAAAGTATTGATTGTGGATGATCATGAAATGGTCCGGATGGGACTCAAAACATATCTAATGCTGGAGTCGTCCATTGAAGTCGTTGGTGAAGCCGATAATGGCTCAAAGGTTGTAGACTGGCTCAAAAATGCTGCTCCTGAGCAGTTTCCTGATCTGATTCTGATGGATTTGATGATGCCGATCATGAACGGGGTAGAAACAACCAGGGCTGTGCTTGGTGAGTTCCCATCCATGAAAATCGTTATTTTGACAAGCTTCCTAGAGGATGACTTAGTCGTGGATGCCGTGGAAGCAGGCGCTGTCAGTTATGTGCTTAAAACGGTATCGGCAGATGAGCTGATTTATGCTTTACAGGGGGCAAACCGCGGCATGCCTGTTATGACCGGCGATGTGTCACAGGCACTTACGCGCGGGATTCGCCAGCGTACCGTTCAAGGAGATTCCACCGGAATGACGGAGCGTGAGAAGGAAGTTCTGCTGTTAATTGCTGAAGGCAAGAGCAATAAGGATATCGGGGAAGAGCTTCACATCAGCATCAAGACGGTTAAAACCCATGTGAGCAACCTGTTAATGAAATGCGAGCTGGAGGATCGGACGCAGCTTGCTATATATGCACATCGCAAAGGTTGGGTGCAATCAGAGTAA
- a CDS encoding sensor histidine kinase, with product MRNILKNTKWVLLLYFLLTGLLMSAVLYIGADSGYLVVKGTWVWVYTSLGFLLLSIVIGYMAGQRIQRRIDILEFNMLQVAKGNLSVRIEECDDPTFTRLYHEFNNLMEAMEKKMMLLQRMGEQEVVEKEKAAERAVLEERRRMARDLHDTVSQQLFAIHMSASSLPKVLERNAEQGQVVMAQLISMSQMAQKQMRALIAQLRPVELEDKNLAEALEMWFPDYCRQNGLKGMKEVELQGKLSEAIEHQLFLIIQEAMANIVKHAHARLVSMSLREEQRQVVLSISDDGQGFNEVPHKTGSYGLSTMQERAEKLGGKAEIISRQGSGTTIRVHIPKFEEEITGKDHKIGEEEE from the coding sequence ATGCGGAATATTTTGAAGAATACCAAATGGGTGCTGTTGTTGTATTTTCTTCTGACCGGTCTCCTTATGAGCGCGGTTCTATATATCGGGGCGGACAGTGGATATCTGGTCGTCAAAGGAACCTGGGTTTGGGTCTACACAAGCCTGGGCTTCCTGCTGTTATCTATTGTTATTGGCTACATGGCCGGCCAGCGGATTCAGCGTAGAATCGATATCCTGGAATTCAATATGCTGCAGGTGGCGAAGGGCAATTTGTCCGTTCGGATTGAGGAGTGCGATGACCCGACCTTCACACGGCTATATCATGAGTTCAATAATTTAATGGAAGCCATGGAAAAGAAAATGATGCTGCTGCAGCGGATGGGCGAGCAGGAGGTTGTAGAGAAGGAGAAGGCAGCGGAGCGTGCGGTTCTGGAAGAACGCCGGCGTATGGCTCGTGATTTGCATGATACCGTAAGCCAGCAGCTGTTTGCCATTCATATGTCCGCCTCCTCTCTGCCTAAAGTGCTGGAGCGCAATGCTGAGCAGGGACAAGTCGTCATGGCACAGCTGATTTCGATGTCGCAAATGGCTCAGAAGCAGATGCGCGCCTTGATCGCGCAATTGCGGCCGGTTGAGCTTGAAGACAAGAATCTGGCGGAAGCACTGGAAATGTGGTTCCCGGATTACTGCCGGCAAAACGGACTGAAGGGTATGAAGGAAGTGGAGCTGCAGGGAAAATTGTCTGAAGCGATCGAGCATCAATTGTTTTTGATTATCCAGGAGGCTATGGCCAATATAGTGAAGCATGCCCATGCACGTCTTGTCAGCATGTCGCTGCGGGAGGAGCAGAGACAGGTCGTTCTAAGCATCAGCGATGACGGACAGGGATTTAATGAGGTGCCACATAAGACGGGGTCTTACGGATTATCAACGATGCAGGAGCGTGCCGAAAAACTAGGCGGTAAAGCGGAAATCATCAGCCGCCAGGGTTCCGGAACAACGATTCGCGTACATATACCTAAGTTTGAAGAAGAAATAACCGGTAAGGATCATAAGATTGGAGAGGAAGAGGAATAA
- the liaF gene encoding cell wall-active antibiotics response protein LiaF, giving the protein MKKRWLDRLFGGIVLIGIGMIFLLNQLEVIDVSLGYVIGHYWPVILIVLGIKELLKGRKSFVGAVVLLLIGTYFLGRNEGWDWLTPGSFFKIIIPAILIMAGLYVIFKPHDHTPPPRPDRDHEPPVFTPEPPEPEDLTAKSTLDQQFEEKFGIPYTERKEAERKGLHIEVDDDDEDMEFDDMDDDEVKDRYKQYKKKYKQQKKYQQHMKHQMRHDRRHGRTEWEEHGETHYDGGKINRSAFIGDIHLGRDYFELKPTNLSQFIGDTVLDLTNAHIPFGETKINISAFIGDIKVYVPEDTDLGISVNSSSFIGDMFILNESRSGFMSSCQMKTPYYKDARKKIRINVSAFIGDIKVNKVG; this is encoded by the coding sequence ATGAAAAAGCGATGGTTAGACAGGCTTTTCGGAGGAATTGTGCTGATCGGAATCGGTATGATTTTCCTTTTGAATCAGCTGGAGGTAATCGATGTCAGTCTCGGTTATGTAATCGGGCATTACTGGCCGGTGATTCTCATCGTTTTGGGAATCAAGGAGCTGTTAAAGGGAAGAAAATCCTTTGTTGGCGCGGTTGTGCTTTTACTCATCGGGACATATTTTCTGGGAAGAAATGAAGGCTGGGATTGGCTAACGCCAGGCAGCTTCTTCAAAATCATTATTCCGGCAATTCTGATTATGGCTGGCCTGTATGTCATATTCAAGCCACATGATCATACGCCTCCCCCGCGTCCGGATAGGGATCATGAACCACCGGTGTTTACCCCGGAACCGCCTGAACCGGAGGATTTGACCGCAAAGTCAACGCTGGACCAGCAGTTTGAGGAGAAATTCGGAATTCCCTACACCGAGCGGAAAGAAGCCGAGCGCAAAGGCCTCCATATTGAAGTCGATGATGATGACGAGGATATGGAATTCGATGATATGGATGACGATGAAGTTAAGGATCGCTACAAGCAATATAAAAAGAAATACAAGCAGCAGAAAAAATATCAGCAGCATATGAAGCACCAGATGCGGCATGATCGACGTCATGGCAGAACGGAGTGGGAAGAGCATGGGGAGACACATTATGATGGAGGTAAGATCAACAGATCTGCTTTTATCGGAGACATTCACTTGGGCCGTGATTACTTCGAGCTCAAACCAACCAATCTGTCGCAGTTTATCGGGGATACCGTGCTGGATCTGACGAATGCCCACATTCCCTTCGGTGAGACCAAGATTAACATCTCGGCTTTTATCGGCGACATCAAGGTGTATGTTCCTGAGGATACGGATCTCGGTATTTCGGTGAACTCAAGCTCATTTATCGGGGATATGTTTATTCTGAATGAATCGCGGAGCGGGTTTATGAGCAGCTGTCAAATGAAGACTCCCTATTACAAGGATGCCCGCAAGAAAATACGAATTAATGTCAGCGCATTTATTGGCGACATCAAAGTGAATAAAGTAGGTTGA
- a CDS encoding 3D domain-containing protein, translated as MVKVKTWQRILLCMLLFGLFADSPNLYAAAFSMTPGNTGNTSTNSMITSTNDYYLKPLKYASKPEMFQIVDINKKKAELAAITQNEFMPKFTSKALPTLVKPETKVSPTVKKQGVVAVTAPKQDQIIHTVKVMATGYTAGYESTGKRPTHPQYGITYSGVKVRRDKNTISTIAADPRVFPLGTILYIPEYGYAVVADVGSAIKGRKIDLYFATTKQVYKEWGKKEVEVQVIKRGNGKCNEKLISTLGKAIQTYKSVPASLLEEAI; from the coding sequence ATGGTAAAGGTAAAAACATGGCAGAGGATTTTATTATGTATGCTTTTGTTTGGGCTGTTCGCGGATTCGCCAAACCTGTATGCAGCTGCATTTTCAATGACACCGGGTAATACGGGAAATACAAGTACGAACTCGATGATCACTTCAACGAACGATTACTATCTCAAACCATTAAAATATGCTTCGAAGCCGGAAATGTTCCAAATCGTCGATATCAACAAAAAGAAAGCTGAGCTTGCCGCGATAACTCAAAATGAGTTTATGCCCAAATTCACTTCCAAGGCATTACCGACACTGGTCAAACCGGAAACCAAGGTCAGTCCAACGGTTAAAAAGCAGGGGGTGGTTGCGGTAACGGCTCCCAAGCAGGACCAGATTATCCATACCGTAAAAGTGATGGCGACCGGATATACTGCCGGCTATGAATCGACGGGGAAGCGACCTACTCATCCGCAATATGGGATTACGTATTCAGGTGTAAAAGTACGCAGGGATAAGAACACGATCTCAACCATTGCGGCTGATCCGCGTGTATTTCCACTCGGTACCATTCTATATATTCCAGAATACGGATATGCCGTTGTAGCTGATGTAGGATCCGCAATTAAGGGACGGAAGATCGATCTTTATTTTGCCACAACCAAACAGGTTTACAAGGAATGGGGCAAAAAAGAGGTTGAGGTTCAGGTCATCAAGCGCGGTAACGGAAAATGCAATGAGAAGCTGATAAGTACACTGGGTAAGGCGATCCAGACGTACAAGTCCGTACCAGCCTCGTTACTGGAAGAAGCCATTTAA
- the thrS gene encoding threonine--tRNA ligase produces the protein MSVSIKLPDGSVREYAEGSTIEDVAASISSGLKKNAAAGKLDGIVVDLSTTLKDGALIEIVTLDSEEGLEVMRHSTAHLMAQAVKRLFGAKEVKLGVGPVIEGGFYYDMDLEHPLNPEDLQKIEKEMERIVGENLPIVRKEVSRQEALNVFGELGDPYKLELINALPEDSIITIYEQGEFFDLCRGPHLPSTGKIKVFKLMNVAGAYWRGDSKNKMLQRIYGTAFAKKAQLDEHLHMLEEAKKRDHRKLGKELEIFTFSQLVGQGLPMWLPKGAKLRRTLERYIVDLEESLGYQHVYTPVLGNVELYKTSGHWEHYQEDMFPKMELDNEELVLRPMNCPHHMMVYKSSMHSYRDLPIRIAELGMQHRYEMSGALTGLHRVRAMTLNDSHIFCRPDQIKEEFLRVIQLITKVYEDFGIHDFRFRLSYRDPEDTEKYFPNDEMWEMSQRMLREVVEETGIPFFEAEGEAAFYGPKLDVQIRTALGKEETLSTVQLDFLLPERFELEYVGDDGQKHRPVVIHRGILGTMERFTAFLLENFAGALPVWLSPVQVKVIPVSTAFESYAKQVAEQLQLSGVAVEADLRNEKLGYKIREGQLEKIPYMFIIGENEMNAGSVSIRKRGEGDLGAMPLSEAVSMLKEQIVNRVIF, from the coding sequence GTGTCAGTAAGTATCAAGCTTCCGGACGGATCGGTCCGGGAATACGCAGAAGGAAGTACAATTGAGGATGTGGCTGCTTCCATAAGCAGTGGTCTGAAGAAGAATGCGGCTGCCGGCAAATTGGACGGCATTGTGGTAGATTTGTCCACTACGCTCAAAGACGGAGCCCTGATTGAGATTGTAACGCTGGATTCGGAGGAAGGTCTGGAAGTGATGCGTCACAGCACAGCGCACTTAATGGCTCAAGCGGTAAAACGCCTGTTTGGAGCCAAAGAAGTGAAGCTTGGTGTAGGCCCGGTCATTGAAGGCGGATTTTATTACGATATGGACCTTGAGCATCCACTCAATCCGGAAGATCTGCAAAAGATCGAGAAGGAAATGGAACGCATCGTAGGCGAGAACCTGCCAATCGTTCGCAAGGAAGTCAGCCGCCAGGAAGCGCTGAATGTATTCGGTGAGCTCGGGGATCCTTACAAGCTGGAACTGATCAATGCACTGCCGGAAGACAGTATCATTACTATTTATGAGCAGGGCGAGTTCTTTGACCTTTGCCGCGGACCGCATCTGCCTTCCACCGGTAAAATCAAAGTATTCAAACTGATGAACGTAGCCGGCGCATACTGGCGTGGAGACAGCAAGAATAAAATGCTGCAGCGCATTTACGGAACGGCTTTTGCTAAAAAGGCTCAGCTCGATGAGCATCTTCATATGCTTGAAGAAGCCAAGAAACGCGATCACCGTAAGCTAGGCAAGGAACTCGAAATCTTCACCTTCTCCCAGCTGGTGGGACAAGGCCTGCCGATGTGGCTGCCAAAAGGCGCTAAGCTGCGCCGCACGCTGGAACGTTATATTGTGGATCTGGAAGAAAGCCTCGGTTATCAGCATGTGTATACTCCTGTACTCGGTAACGTGGAGCTGTATAAAACTTCTGGTCACTGGGAGCACTATCAAGAGGACATGTTCCCTAAGATGGAGCTCGATAATGAAGAACTCGTGCTTCGTCCGATGAACTGTCCGCATCACATGATGGTGTATAAGAGCTCCATGCACAGCTATCGCGATCTGCCGATCCGTATCGCCGAGCTTGGCATGCAGCACCGTTACGAAATGTCGGGCGCTTTAACCGGTCTGCACCGCGTACGCGCAATGACGCTGAACGATTCCCATATCTTCTGCCGTCCGGACCAAATCAAGGAAGAGTTCCTGCGCGTGATCCAGCTGATCACAAAGGTATATGAGGATTTCGGCATTCATGACTTCCGTTTCCGCCTGTCATATCGTGATCCGGAGGATACTGAGAAATACTTCCCGAACGACGAAATGTGGGAAATGTCCCAGCGCATGCTGCGTGAGGTTGTTGAGGAAACGGGAATTCCGTTCTTTGAAGCGGAAGGAGAAGCAGCCTTCTACGGACCGAAGCTTGACGTGCAGATCCGTACGGCACTTGGTAAGGAAGAGACCTTGTCGACTGTACAGCTGGACTTCCTGCTGCCTGAGCGCTTCGAGCTTGAATATGTAGGCGATGATGGTCAGAAGCACCGTCCGGTTGTCATTCACCGCGGTATCCTTGGCACCATGGAACGCTTCACTGCCTTCCTGCTTGAGAATTTTGCGGGTGCACTTCCGGTTTGGCTGTCTCCGGTGCAAGTTAAAGTGATTCCAGTATCTACCGCTTTTGAAAGCTATGCGAAGCAAGTCGCAGAACAGCTTCAGCTTAGCGGTGTTGCCGTGGAGGCCGATCTTCGCAACGAAAAACTGGGTTACAAGATCCGTGAAGGACAGCTCGAGAAAATCCCGTATATGTTCATCATCGGTGAAAATGAGATGAATGCGGGCTCCGTTTCCATCCGCAAACGCGGTGAAGGAGATCTAGGGGCAATGCCTTTGAGCGAAGCGGTTTCCATGCTGAAAGAGCAAATCGTAAATCGTGTAATTTTCTAA